The DNA region TCGAGTGCGTCGAGCGCCCGATTCACTGCATAGCCGATCGCGCCGACCACGACCACCGACGCCATCACCAGGTCGAGCTGAAACAGTTGCCGGCCGTAGACGATCAGATAGCCGAGCCCCTCGGAGGACGCCACCAGTTCGACGACCACCAGCGCGAGCCACGCTTTGGTGAACGCGAGCCGCACCCCGGTGGCGAGCGTCGGCACGGCCGCCGGCAGCACCAGGTAGACAATTCGCTGCCAGCCGCGGTATTCGAGCACGCGCGCGACTTCATCGAGTGCGGCGGGCGTCTGCCGGAACCCTTGCAGCGTGCTCAACGTGACCGGCACGAGCGCCGCATGCGCGATCAGAATGTATTTCAGCGGTTCGCCCACGCCCACGAGCAACAGCAGGAACGGCAGCCAGCCGAGCACCGGAATCTGCACGAGCGCATTGAAACTCGGCAGCACGTAGGCCTCGAGCGTGCGCGACAGACCCAGCGCCGCGCCGAGCGCAAAGCCGAGCAGCGTGCCCGCGCCGAAACCCAGCAGCACGCGTTGCAGGCTGATCAGCGTATTGCGCGCGAGGTCGCCGCTCTTCGCGAGTTCGACGAGGGTGTCGAACACACGCTCGGGCGGCGGCAGAATTTGCGGGGCGATCCAGCCGCGCTCGCAGCCGACGGTCCACAACGCGAGCAGCAGGGCGGGCAGCAGCCACGGCGCGAGTCGCCATAGAAGCGCGCGCAACCGCGGATCGCGCGACAGCGGCACATGCGGTGCGGCAGCGGGCGCGAGCCGTTTGCGTTCGACCTGGATTGCGGTTTCGCTCATCGTGATCGCTCCGGTGAGTTTGGCTGGGCGTCAGCCGAGCGGCTTGCCTGCGGCGTCGTAACGCGTCCAGTAATGGTCGAGCTTTTGCGAGCGCAGCGCGTTGTCGAGATATTTGGTTTCGAACCAGCTATCCACTTCGACCGGCTGCCGAATCAGCTTGAGCTTCAGCGCATCGTCCGCCACGG from Paraburkholderia aromaticivorans includes:
- a CDS encoding ABC transporter permease, which translates into the protein MSETAIQVERKRLAPAAAPHVPLSRDPRLRALLWRLAPWLLPALLLALWTVGCERGWIAPQILPPPERVFDTLVELAKSGDLARNTLISLQRVLLGFGAGTLLGFALGAALGLSRTLEAYVLPSFNALVQIPVLGWLPFLLLLVGVGEPLKYILIAHAALVPVTLSTLQGFRQTPAALDEVARVLEYRGWQRIVYLVLPAAVPTLATGVRLAFTKAWLALVVVELVASSEGLGYLIVYGRQLFQLDLVMASVVVVGAIGYAVNRALDALEARLRRGQPSAFRE